The Desulfovibrionales bacterium genome window below encodes:
- a CDS encoding Trm112 family protein yields the protein MMINKELLDILACPKCKGNVRLNEAKDGLICDKCKLLYEIKDDIPVMLIDEAKKIE from the coding sequence ATCATGATCAACAAGGAACTTTTAGATATTCTGGCTTGTCCTAAATGCAAGGGCAATGTCAGATTGAACGAGGCCAAGGATGGATTGATCTGTGATAAGTGTAAGCTTCTTTATGAAATCAAGGACGATATACCTGTCATGTTGATTGACGAGGCCAAAAAGATTGAATAA
- a CDS encoding HAD family hydrolase: MNIGVFLDRDGTINEEMGYINHLSRFHILPRAAEAIRLLNNSGLKVVVATNQSGPARGYFPEELIGVVNNKMIDILKEQDARLDGIYYCPHHREAVVPSYRVACDCRKPKTGLLKKAAQELAIDLSRSYVIGDRFLDIELAHNAGAKGILVLTGYGRGELMYLDDSSPIRPDFVAEDLYEAARWILQDISSHRKDAKKDLK, encoded by the coding sequence TTGAATATCGGCGTCTTTCTGGATCGGGATGGGACCATTAATGAAGAGATGGGATATATTAATCACCTTTCGCGGTTTCATATCCTCCCGCGTGCCGCTGAGGCCATAAGGCTCTTAAACAATAGCGGATTAAAGGTAGTTGTGGCTACCAATCAGTCCGGCCCGGCCCGGGGATATTTCCCGGAGGAGTTGATTGGTGTAGTGAATAACAAGATGATAGACATCCTGAAAGAACAGGATGCGCGTCTTGATGGGATTTATTACTGCCCGCATCACCGCGAGGCCGTTGTTCCTTCTTACCGGGTGGCCTGCGATTGTCGCAAGCCCAAAACCGGCCTGTTAAAAAAAGCGGCTCAAGAGCTGGCTATTGATCTCTCGAGATCTTATGTGATAGGCGACCGCTTCCTGGACATAGAACTTGCCCATAATGCCGGGGCCAAAGGTATCCTGGTGCTGACCGGTTACGGCAGAGGTGAGTTGATGTATCTGGATGACTCAAGTCCTATAAGGCCGGATTTTGTGGCCGAAGACCTTTATGAAGCAGCCCGGTGGATACTCCAGGACATATCATCTCACCGCAAAGACGCAAAGAAGGACCTGAAGTGA
- a CDS encoding class I SAM-dependent methyltransferase has product MKEIVVDIRTLFHRAIEQFGSETGALEFLPENRYNKTMFPTTGQYDWFSGQLLYCLIRYLKPDKILEMSTASGYSAMFMAIALKKNGQGKLDTYELDAKAANAATTLFKEHQLVEVVNLHVGDARKLSKPGQLDYDIYFLDSLHTEIFARWFIETHVIPTNRRNALFHMHDILPRHARVRCWNAPPVEGTPLDPNSRLSWKQRLKRAMRALINPKQDQDDEQIPIRVYPPAETGVQTYDGNCTTEAILGNDLAALMKPEDYVFLCDIANDYPQLSPRKYDSCAIGRTDCNNVPMEWNESWWCKVTALKAAYHFLRLRNHQVLESSNMPHP; this is encoded by the coding sequence TTGAAAGAGATTGTTGTAGATATCCGCACGTTATTTCATAGGGCAATTGAGCAGTTCGGTTCCGAAACAGGGGCATTAGAGTTTTTGCCCGAGAATCGTTATAACAAAACTATGTTTCCTACAACGGGTCAATATGACTGGTTTTCGGGTCAACTGTTGTATTGCCTGATCCGATACTTGAAGCCGGACAAAATTCTGGAAATGTCTACTGCCTCAGGCTATTCAGCGATGTTCATGGCGATAGCTCTTAAGAAGAACGGCCAAGGTAAACTTGATACCTATGAATTAGACGCAAAAGCTGCAAACGCTGCCACCACATTATTCAAAGAACATCAATTGGTAGAGGTTGTCAACTTGCATGTGGGGGACGCGAGAAAGTTGTCAAAACCGGGGCAATTAGATTACGATATATATTTCCTGGATAGCCTCCATACGGAGATATTTGCACGCTGGTTCATTGAAACGCATGTAATACCCACGAACCGGAGAAACGCCTTGTTTCACATGCACGATATTTTGCCCCGTCATGCACGTGTCCGCTGCTGGAATGCACCACCAGTCGAAGGAACACCTCTGGACCCCAATTCTCGATTATCTTGGAAACAAAGGCTTAAACGGGCTATGCGTGCGTTGATAAATCCCAAGCAAGACCAGGATGATGAACAAATCCCTATCCGTGTTTATCCTCCTGCTGAAACAGGGGTACAGACCTATGATGGAAATTGCACAACTGAGGCCATACTGGGAAATGATCTGGCAGCCCTGATGAAACCGGAAGATTATGTCTTTCTCTGTGATATTGCAAACGATTATCCACAACTCTCACCCCGGAAGTATGATTCATGCGCTATTGGTCGAACAGATTGTAATAATGTCCCTATGGAGTGGAATGAGTCTTGGTGGTGTAAGGTGACCGCCCTCAAGGCAGCTTACCATTTTTTGCGATTGCGAAATCATCAGGTTTTGGAAAGCTCAAATATGCCACATCCATAA
- a CDS encoding glycosyltransferase family 2 protein, producing MDISIIIVNWNTKDLLRNCLNSIYGKVQGIALEIIVIDNASHDGSVAMLREEFPQVTIIENNTNRGFGAANNQAFGIMKGRYALLLNTDTVLKEHAVYELFSFMEVHPDAAMACGQLLNADGSKQNSIANFPDLLTLFLNTPLLEYLFPKRYPSKRYDYKGPVEVDSGIGACLLVRKQAIDEVGMFDERYFFFFEETDWALQMKTAGWKIYHVPSARIYHLQGQSIGRNVRSRIEFYRSRYQFFKKWKSRSYYQIIFFVIFIRTIINWLLTSLGNLAMLFTNKNLRNKWVVNSKLILWHLNGRP from the coding sequence ATGGATATTTCAATCATTATCGTCAACTGGAACACGAAAGACCTGCTACGAAACTGCCTGAATTCCATCTACGGGAAAGTACAAGGTATCGCCCTTGAGATCATCGTGATTGACAATGCTTCTCATGATGGAAGTGTGGCCATGCTGCGTGAGGAGTTTCCGCAGGTTACGATTATCGAAAACAACACCAACCGGGGTTTCGGGGCGGCCAATAACCAGGCTTTTGGTATTATGAAGGGTCGATATGCATTGTTGCTGAATACAGATACAGTTTTAAAAGAACATGCCGTTTATGAACTATTTTCTTTCATGGAGGTCCATCCGGATGCGGCCATGGCCTGCGGACAGCTTTTAAACGCCGATGGGAGCAAACAAAACTCAATCGCCAATTTCCCCGATCTATTAACACTTTTTCTTAATACCCCTCTCCTCGAATACCTGTTTCCAAAGCGCTATCCCAGCAAGCGATATGATTATAAGGGGCCGGTTGAGGTTGATTCAGGGATCGGGGCCTGCCTTCTGGTGCGGAAGCAGGCCATAGACGAAGTTGGAATGTTCGATGAGCGCTACTTTTTCTTTTTTGAAGAGACGGACTGGGCGTTACAGATGAAGACCGCCGGTTGGAAGATTTACCATGTCCCTTCAGCCCGTATTTATCATCTCCAGGGACAAAGCATCGGCCGGAATGTTCGTTCCCGGATCGAATTTTACCGTTCCCGATACCAATTCTTTAAGAAATGGAAAAGCCGTAGCTATTACCAGATTATTTTTTTCGTTATCTTCATACGTACGATCATAAATTGGTTATTAACTTCTCTTGGAAATCTGGCTATGCTTTTTACAAATAAAAATTTAAGGAATAAATGGGTAGTCAATTCAAAGCTTATACTCTGGCACTTAAACGGTCGCCCCTGA
- the waaF gene encoding lipopolysaccharide heptosyltransferase II: MNILIVKLSAIGDVVHSLPVLYALRQRFPSAHIAWLVEEAASSLLEGHPLLDRLIVSKRKSWLKALGHAGNRKRAISEIKSFIHELRDTEYDVVLDLHALLKSGLLIFLARGKRKVGYASGDEGSSIFLNERIPPYDIEEHAILRYMNLAKYLGAQPNGYYFPIPVSSADKESVTRILERERIEGPFIAINPVAKWDSKLWDKKRFALLADHCIKELKLPVIFTGGREDDAAIQSIMEHMQERAVNLCGRTNLRELAYLYSLSRVMVTTDTGPMHIAAAVGTSVVSLFGPTAPWRTGPFGDGHVVIRKELPCSPCFKKKCTDPRCMNTIEVEEVLQAIWNRINLSPKD; the protein is encoded by the coding sequence ATGAATATCCTCATCGTCAAACTAAGCGCCATCGGCGACGTAGTTCATTCCCTGCCTGTCCTCTACGCATTGCGCCAGAGATTTCCCTCGGCCCACATTGCCTGGCTGGTAGAGGAAGCCGCCTCCAGTTTACTCGAAGGCCATCCTTTGCTGGATCGCCTTATTGTGTCAAAACGCAAAAGCTGGCTTAAGGCCCTCGGCCACGCAGGTAATAGAAAAAGGGCTATAAGCGAGATAAAATCCTTCATTCATGAGCTAAGAGATACTGAATACGATGTTGTTCTCGACCTGCACGCCCTTCTAAAGAGCGGACTGTTGATCTTTCTCGCCCGGGGCAAGCGAAAAGTTGGCTACGCCAGTGGAGATGAGGGGAGTTCTATCTTTCTGAATGAAAGAATCCCTCCTTATGATATCGAAGAACATGCTATTCTGCGTTACATGAATCTGGCAAAATATCTGGGGGCGCAGCCAAATGGTTATTACTTTCCGATTCCTGTTTCGAGTGCTGATAAAGAGTCTGTAACGCGAATACTGGAAAGAGAGAGGATCGAGGGGCCTTTTATAGCCATAAATCCTGTGGCCAAGTGGGACAGCAAACTCTGGGATAAAAAAAGGTTTGCCCTGCTGGCTGATCATTGTATAAAGGAACTTAAGCTCCCGGTTATTTTTACCGGCGGCAGAGAAGATGACGCTGCGATTCAGTCAATTATGGAACATATGCAGGAGAGGGCGGTTAATCTTTGCGGACGAACCAACTTAAGGGAGCTGGCTTATCTCTATAGCCTCAGTCGGGTGATGGTGACGACAGACACCGGACCCATGCACATTGCGGCTGCCGTAGGGACGTCGGTAGTATCCCTTTTTGGCCCCACCGCCCCCTGGAGAACCGGGCCATTCGGGGATGGTCATGTGGTTATTCGCAAGGAACTGCCCTGTAGTCCCTGCTTCAAAAAAAAGTGTACTGATCCGAGATGCATGAATACAATCGAGGTGGAAGAGGTTTTGCAGGCGATATGGAACAGGATCAACCTATCGCCAAAGGACTGA
- the rfaQ gene encoding putative lipopolysaccharide heptosyltransferase III, whose protein sequence is MFIKGQPLQKRDTENILIIQLGDIGDVVWVTPTLWAVKEKYPDAKVSILVWEGFGTLLAEDPSLHKIFEVRRYKGSFFKKAIEQIRFIRGLRKEHFDLVFDLRAGDRGAIMAYITGAPVRVSMFYCEVPFWRNMLFTHVVDPPVPTKKTLGAAEQSLRIVRELGIDTENTVPKLWVSENVKEQVHKLLDGEGLFGINQRWITLNPFSRWQYKEWSHDKWVQVIDWIWDRHGFPAVIVGSHEEKNKAFELVKKCRGRVFNLAGQTTLSELAGVLALSFLHIGVDSAAPHIAAAVGTPTITIYGPSDWRDWAPPGDDHRVVTPDDDCAPCHQKGCDSTGWSRCLHNLETDKVQRAIQEMMDILTPR, encoded by the coding sequence ATGTTTATTAAAGGTCAACCTCTTCAAAAAAGAGATACAGAAAATATTCTCATCATACAACTGGGTGATATTGGTGATGTAGTCTGGGTTACCCCGACCTTATGGGCCGTCAAAGAAAAATATCCGGACGCAAAAGTATCTATTCTTGTGTGGGAAGGTTTTGGAACACTTTTAGCGGAAGATCCGTCCCTCCATAAGATATTTGAGGTCAGGCGTTATAAAGGAAGCTTCTTTAAAAAAGCCATCGAGCAAATACGCTTTATAAGAGGCTTGCGTAAGGAACATTTTGACCTTGTCTTTGATCTACGGGCCGGGGATCGGGGAGCCATAATGGCCTATATTACAGGCGCCCCGGTGAGAGTGTCCATGTTTTACTGTGAAGTACCGTTCTGGCGGAATATGTTATTTACCCATGTAGTCGATCCCCCGGTACCAACAAAAAAAACACTGGGAGCTGCAGAACAATCCCTCCGTATTGTGAGAGAATTAGGCATCGATACGGAAAATACCGTTCCCAAATTGTGGGTTTCTGAAAATGTTAAAGAACAGGTGCATAAGCTTCTCGACGGTGAGGGACTTTTTGGCATTAATCAACGATGGATTACATTAAATCCCTTTTCCAGGTGGCAATATAAAGAATGGAGTCATGATAAATGGGTCCAGGTCATCGACTGGATATGGGATAGACACGGCTTTCCAGCCGTCATCGTGGGCTCCCATGAGGAGAAAAATAAGGCCTTTGAATTGGTTAAAAAATGCCGGGGAAGAGTATTTAATCTTGCCGGCCAGACTACGTTGAGTGAGTTAGCCGGAGTATTAGCCCTGAGTTTTTTACATATAGGGGTAGACAGCGCGGCTCCTCATATAGCTGCGGCTGTGGGCACTCCCACCATAACCATCTATGGTCCCTCAGACTGGAGGGACTGGGCACCTCCGGGCGACGATCACCGTGTCGTCACTCCCGATGACGACTGCGCGCCCTGTCATCAGAAAGGCTGTGATTCTACGGGGTGGAGTAGATGCCTTCATAACTTAGAAACGGATAAGGTACAAAGAGCTATTCAAGAGATGATGGATATATTAACGCCGAGGTAG
- a CDS encoding glycosyltransferase family 2 protein, with translation MDNKIPFSVAVITKNEATNLPDCLKSIDFAGQIVVVDSGSTDDTVKIASDFGCEVFIEPWRGFGPQKQIAINKCRNRWILVLDADERIPPETALTIKNIISNDSGSAVGYSFPRKNYFQGRWIRHSGWWPDRVVRLFQKDRGQMSPAKVHESIVVNGPVQDLDVPIEHYTESRLSRILLKIDHYSTLAAQEAFDQGRKASVWSATLRAVLTFFQDYFLRLGVLDGAQGFTLAITDSVNKFFKYAKLAELNRRAKPDRHGR, from the coding sequence ATGGACAATAAGATACCTTTCTCCGTAGCTGTCATAACCAAAAACGAGGCAACTAACCTGCCCGATTGCCTCAAAAGCATAGATTTTGCCGGGCAGATTGTGGTGGTGGATTCTGGGAGCACGGATGACACGGTAAAAATTGCATCAGACTTTGGGTGCGAGGTATTTATCGAACCCTGGCGGGGATTTGGCCCTCAGAAACAAATTGCCATCAATAAGTGCAGAAATAGATGGATACTTGTGCTGGATGCGGATGAGCGAATCCCACCGGAAACCGCCCTTACCATAAAAAATATCATTTCTAACGATTCAGGGAGTGCTGTCGGGTACAGTTTTCCCAGAAAAAACTACTTTCAGGGCCGCTGGATCAGGCACTCCGGGTGGTGGCCGGACCGGGTGGTCAGGCTTTTTCAGAAGGATCGCGGCCAAATGTCTCCGGCCAAAGTTCACGAATCCATCGTGGTCAATGGCCCTGTGCAGGACTTGGATGTGCCCATAGAGCATTATACCGAAAGCCGCCTCAGCCGGATTTTACTTAAAATCGACCATTATTCCACCCTGGCTGCCCAGGAGGCCTTTGACCAGGGCAGAAAAGCCTCGGTCTGGTCTGCCACCCTGCGCGCAGTTCTTACATTTTTTCAGGACTATTTTTTACGACTCGGAGTTCTGGATGGCGCACAGGGATTTACCCTGGCCATTACCGATTCGGTGAATAAATTTTTTAAGTACGCCAAGTTGGCTGAATTAAATAGACGGGCTAAACCAGATCGACATGGTCGCTGA